The window TGTTACTCTATATCTTATTACCATTGGTATTCATTGGGTATGGGATGCTGCTCAGCCTTCCTATTGGTGGAGCTGTTTTCCTTGGACTCATTGGATTTGCCTTAGCAGGAGTTTTACCTAAATTTTATCTTCGTCAAAAAGCAAAAGCCCGGAATATAAAAGGCTTAAAAGAATTACCAGATGTATTAGACCTGTTAACAGTTAGTTTAGAGGCGGGTCTTGGTTTTGATTCAGCGTTGAGCCGTGTCGTAATGAAAAAACCAGGAGTCTTATCCTCTGAATTCCAACGATGTCTGGAAGAAATGCGGCTTGGAAAAACAAGAAGGGAAGCCTTAAGTGGTATAAAAGATAGGTTAACATTTGATGAAATCAAGGTATTAATTAGCCACATCCTTCAGGCTGAAAAACTAGGAATAGGAATGGTTCAGGTCTTACGAGTTCAATCTGTTGAAGTCAGGGAGCAACGAAAACAGCGTGCAGAAGAGACCGCAATGAAGGCTCCTATCAAAATGCTTTTTCCGCTGATTATTTTTATCTTCCCTAGCCTTTTCGTTGTTTTGCTAGGACCAGCAGTTATACAGTTTTTGGAAACTTTCCAATAAAAGATTTTTTCACCTGCCTGTCCTTCCTGTATAATTATAGGAAAACAAAGACGTGTATTTTTTATCCTTCATTGAAGAGTGCTGCGGTTTTAATGAAGGGGGGCAAACAAAATTATAGTAGCCATTCTTTCTGCAATCATTGTTTTGGTATTGACTATATGGTTTGTTGGAGATTTCTTTTCGAAAAAAACTTCTGTAAGTCATGCGTCTTATTATGGATGGCCCATTACTATTCTTGAGTTCATCATGGAAGTAATAGTTTTGTTTACTAAAGGGCTTAGTATGGTATCTCCTTTTACTATCATTTGGGGAGAGTTACTCTAATTAGGAAGGATCTATGTATCTGCTTTTGTTGGAATGTACTATGTAAGGGACATTGGGCTATCACCATTTCAACTCAAAAACTGGAGAGAGCATTTGCGAGCAAAGCTTATTTTTATCGTTATTTTCAGTTCTGCTTTTTTCTTATATTCTTTTTGCGGTAACAGATCCTAAGTTATCCGCGACCATTCGAAGGGTTGTTGATATGGATCCCAATATCGTGGTGGATATTACCCCGACTTTTATTTCATGGGTCATTGTAATAGAAGGAGCTATCATTGAAGAAATTACATACAGACTCGGCATTCAAAACTTTTTCGCTAGTAAATTTAAATTCTTTCGAAATAATTATTGGGGAGCTATTATTATCTCTTCAT of the Bacillaceae bacterium S4-13-56 genome contains:
- a CDS encoding type II secretion system F family protein, producing the protein MVFVSFFLAMVCLIYGLYTLRAEKRIKVKKRLALVIGEPISFKDREEEIPFSKRLLLPAWKAWKRTFRKRMPGDKTDKIELLLLQAGNPHGMSPVEYRLLQLLLYILLPLVFIGYGMLLSLPIGGAVFLGLIGFALAGVLPKFYLRQKAKARNIKGLKELPDVLDLLTVSLEAGLGFDSALSRVVMKKPGVLSSEFQRCLEEMRLGKTRREALSGIKDRLTFDEIKVLISHILQAEKLGIGMVQVLRVQSVEVREQRKQRAEETAMKAPIKMLFPLIIFIFPSLFVVLLGPAVIQFLETFQ